GCTTGTTTTGACGGCATGATTGTGGTTTGCAACGGTGTAATGGCGCAAAGCCTTGTCGGTAAGGGTCTCGTAAAGGCGGTAGAAGTCATCTCGATTGTCAAGAGCGGCGTGCAAGAGGCCATTTTCGATGCCGGCTGACCCTGTACAGATTGGCTCCGAGTTGTCCGGGCTTGACTGCTCATTGTTATCACCATCAAGCTTCACGTCCTCGAACTCGTTGCCATCCATCTCCCCGAGaaccggcgccgaggtccatCCAATATCCCAGCCACGCTTTTTCCCGCTGCCCTGGAGTACATTCCTGGATAGGGCGTATAGCTCGGCACGACGCGCAGCTAGTTCTTCCAGGCCAGCCTTGAAGAAGTGAGCGCTCGGTGCTGTTGAAACTTCGCCATTGGATGATGTTGCGCCAGGGAAGATGCCGGGGCTTGGCGGCTGTCTTGTGGTTGCGTTTGTCCCCACACGCAGAGAAGAGTTCCGAGCCGGATGCATCATCGTCTTGAGCTCTGGGATCGAAGACTTGGGTTCGTGGCCATCGGTGGGGGTCAGGGTGGATGGCGGGATAGGGAGTGCTTTTGTGGAAGTCTGAGCAAGGATTTGCTGCGCGACTGAGAAGGCGAAGGATGCGACAAGgttgtcgatggcctcggccagaACGGGATTTAGGATGGGAGAGTCCTCTTCCGTCAGCTTGTTCTTCAGTGCCGCCAAGATATCTGCTCTCATCACTTGCGAAACGGCAGGGACGAATTCCAATGTCCTGCGGCAGATCTCGGCCAGCATTGACAAGTTCTCGGCCTCATCCGTCTGCTTGGGAGGCGGTGCTCGCGGGGCAACGCCGTGAAGAACCGATTCCTGCTGTTCCCTAAGCTTTGCCAGGAGCTCCTCTCTGGTGGACCAGGCGTTGCCGAGGCGAAGCAGAAGAGAGATCTGTCTCGCAAATATGTAACAGCGGAAGTCATAGACCGAAACGTTGTTGCCAACGATCATCTCGCGGTATGGCTTCTTCGTGGAACTGATGGGAATGTCGTCAAACTTGTCGGTTGGCGGTATTTCGGTCGCCTGCAAGTCAACCGGCTGCTCATCTTCCATGGAaccgtcatcggcgcccagCTGGGCTATAGCGGCTTCGGCGCGCTTAACCAGATCCTCGGTATGGCTCAAGAGCGAGCCACCGTGCGTCTGGGGGTCCCCGGATGTCGCCTGTTCCTGGATGACGGTGTCGAGACCAACACTGAGCTCATCGTAGCCGACGAGAGCATCTTCGACTAAGCCTACGCTCTCAAACCCACGGGCCAGGCCCTCCttgaggatgaagaaggTGCAGAAGTTCCAGCCTGGAAGAACGCGCTGGGCGTCTTTCTCTTTGATGTCCTCCTCGTATTGAGATACCCTCATGTCAAAAGACGACAGAATCAGTTCCTTGAACTTGCCGATCAAATCTTCCCAGGCATTTTCGGCGTCCTGGCGCGACTCGGTGTAGCCGGTCGGAGTAGCGGGTACCACGCGGGGAAGGACATCATAGGGCACATCGTTAATGCCAATGCGGATCTGGGCAACGCGGTCAACAGCGCCCTTGCTGGAACTGTTGAAGTCGGACCGGAGCTTCTCCAGGAGTGTTGAGGAGCCAGAGCCCcatctcgacgtcctcgacttTTCGGTGGCATCAGGACCCTTGCCACTGACCCTGGGCTGGTTTGCAGCAAAGGTGTTGGGTATGACGACGTGGACAATGAGGAACTCAAAGGCGTCGTGGTTCTCTTGGGTATTCAGCTTTCGGGTCGACTGCGAGGGGGGCGTGTTCTTCTTGATCCACTCTCTGATCTCGGCTCTCGTCTGAGACTTGTACGTGTCGCTGTCGTCGCATCGAACGAGCAAGACCTTAAGGTAAGGTGTCCGTCTCAGCCCCGGAATCTGATGGCGTCGTTCCTTGCCGGGCTGGCGCGCAGCTACCGTCGGGGCGTCGGTGGTATCAGACGACGCGCTCTTGCCTCCAATTGACTGTGTCTGGAAGCCGTCATCTTTTGTGCTGGCACTGACGGAGCGGCGCAGCGAGGGAGGGAcggtgggcgaggacggcgcaGCGGAGTCTCCGCCGGCGGACGTGAGCTCTACGTGAAGGGTGTCGATGGATCGTAGAGGGCCGGCGTGGGACTGCCAGTGCAGGTTGCGCAGGGGCAATCGCGGGACGAGGCCCGGGGCCACGAGCTTATAGACATCATGAGGGTCGAAGTACTCGACTGCGAAGCGCATGCTTTAGTTAGTTGGTTCAACACACTGTCCGTTGCACGCAATCGCAAGCGTTGCGGTCCGAGAGAACTGGGGGAGCAACAAACGTACGTACCAGTGACTTTGGAGGTTGAAAAAGGCCGCTCCATCTTGAACGGCTCCTCCAATTTGGATGTTAAATTACATGGTCCGTCACGGCGCCATTTCACAAATTGCGGAGGGTGGGTGCTCGTGGTGCCGCCTGCTGCAAGGTGTCCAGGAGGTGTCAAGGTGTGACATCTCGGTGAGGTTCCAGCTTGGGTGGGGTGGAGGGTTGCTGGCTTCATCCTCCGATGATTCCCCGAAGGCGGTGTACCGTTGGTTGGCCTAAGATGACGCCGGCTTGCACCACCATTCCGACGGAGGGGCGCACGGCGGCAGAACTTTTTTGGGTTTCTCGGAATCGGTTGCCCCTCGTCTGCAGGTATTCATGATCGGATTGCAATTTCAAGCATGACCCAGACGAACAAGAGATTCTGTCCCAGCTCTTCCCGACAATACACGCGTTTCCCTTTGCAAACCCCTTTTTCGTCCGTCCGCTGAACATCATACGCCATGTCTGGACTTCAGGCCGTCAAGTACACCCGGGGTCGACTCGAAGTCTTGGATCAACTCAGGCTTCCCCACGAATTTCACTATGACGAGGTTTCCACCAGCGAAGAGGCTTTCGACTGCATCAAGTCCATGAGAGTCCGTGGCGcacccgccatcgccattgTGGCTGCTCTCGCTCACGCTGTTGAACTGCATAACGGCAGCTGCAAGGCCTCTTCTCCTCAAGACACCGTATCGTATATCGACTCACGCCTGGACTACCTCAAGGAGAGCAGACCGACCGCTGTCGACTTAACCAATGCCATCAACCAGCTCAAAACCCGCATCAGAGGCGCACCCCAAGATGACGCCGcgtccatcatcgccgcttatatcgacgaggccgagagcatCCTGCGAAAGGACCTCCAGACCAACCTCTCTATCGGTGACCACGGAGCTCAATGGCTGAAGGATGTCGCTGGCGCGTCGCCCGATTCCAAGATCTCTATCCTCACCCATTGCAACACCGGCTCGCTGGCAACCTCTGGCCACGGGACCGCCCTCGGCATTATCAGAACCCTCTGGTCCGGCAACCTCCTTCAGCACGCCTACTGCACCGAGACACGGCCCTACAACCAGGGCAGCAGACTGACAGCCTTTGAGCTCGTCTACGAGAAGATCCCCAGCACCCTCGTGACAGACTCTATGGCGGCCGCGCTCTTCAACCTGCAAAAGGAGAAGATGAACAttgccgccgtcatcgtcggcgccgaccgCGTCGTCCGCAACGGCGACACCGCCAACAAGATCGGAACTTACCAGCTCGCTGTCCTGGCCAAGCACCACGGCGTCAAGTTCATTGTTGCCGCTCCCACCACCAGCATCGACCTCGAGACTGAGACCGGCGCTGGCATCAAGATCGAGGAGCGCAGGCGCGAGGAGTTGACCCAGATTTCCGGCGCGGTCGTtcaggccgacggcggtgTCAACGTCAAGCAAACAGCTCGCGTCGCGACAGCCGACCAGCGCATCAACGTCTGGAACCCTGCCTTCGACGTGACACCGCACGACCTGATCGATGCCGTCGTTACGGAAaagggcgccgtcgtcaagaacGCCGAGGGACGCTTCGACTTTCGTCACATCATGCCAGAGAGATGGGCCAGGGTGGTTGGCCAGTAAAGACGAAAGGATCGTTTAAGGTTGTGTCAAAATTGACAGGCCCGCAAGCTTCCGCTGCAGTCCAAGGGTGGTACACGATTAAATGATATATAGAGGGAGGATACGGATATGGCGTAATGACAACCGACTACTGTATGTGTACCGAGACCACGCTGGGAACCCAGCTCAGGCGGAATCCTTGAGAGCATGTAAGATCAGCTTCTGGTAACCTCCCACAGCCTCCTCGAGTTCGCCGACCGTAATGTTCTCGTCGCGGCCGTGGGCCACCAAAATGCTGCCTGGGCCGTAGAGGTAGCGCGTGTGAGAGCCCTTGAGGTTGGGGATATCAGTGCCATAGTTGGCCACGGTCGTCTCAAACCCTACATCGCTGTGTTAGCTTTCTTTTCCGTGCCTGCTTCTCGGGCCGATGGAAACCTGCTCACCGTCAACATCACAGTTGGCCTCTACGACGCCGTATCCGTGTGTGCACGTCAACTCGAGCGACTCGGAATCGGTCTCGTCAAGTATCTTCTGGATcctgcccttgacgatgttTCCGCCATCCTTCTCAGGGCCGATAGCAACGCGGACTGCGATTCTAGCCAGAGCCGCGGCAGGGATGACGTTCtgggcgacgccgccatTGATCTGGCCAACGTTCACCGTGGTATTGCCCCATTTTTCGGTGCTTCCGAGGTCGGTCGTGATGACTTTGGCCAAAGCCTTGATCATGATCTCGTTGGCCGACTTGCCCAGCCAGGGGTAGCCGGAGTGACCAGCAACACCCTTTGCCGTGATGTCGCAGAACACCCCGCCCTTGTGGCCGCAAGCTAGCTTGCCTTCGGTTGGCTCGCCGAAGATGACAGAACCAAACTGCACAGGCGGGTCGGCCTCCTGCAAGGAAtcggagaagaagcgcatTCCGTCACCcgtgtcctcctcgccgatgacgaaCAAGAGCATCACATCGTCAGGGTCGACTTTGTCAGCGCTGAACAGGTCCTCGAGGGCAATGATCTGAGCAGCGACGCTGGCCTTGGCGTCTACGCTTCCCCTTCCACTTATACGGGTATCGGGCGTGATCTGGTCATCCGAGATGCCATAGGGAATGTGCGGCGGCACGACGTCGTAGTGAGATGAGATGACAACGCGTGGCTTGGGCTGGCGTTGGTTCGTCTTCCAGGCCAATACGTTGAAGCGCGGTGTCTCGTTGGAATCGTTACTGCGCGGAGGCAGAAACTGGAGAGACGAGACGTAGCCCCGGCCAGTCAAGTAATCAACCAGAAATTTTCCCGCCGCACTCTCGTTGCCCGAGATGGAGGGGATTTCAATGAGGGAGCGGTGCAGCTTTAAAAGCTCCCCCCGCCAAGAAGGTGCGGTagacgaaggcgacgaggagcccGGGAGTACAGACGAAGCATGAGGGGTCAGCCGGGGGgtgtcggcgccgaggggtTGCTGGATGCCCAAGGTGGCTGCCAACGGCAGCAAAGCGCCCAAGGACAGAAACTGGGAGATGTACATGGTTGCTGGCTGTTTGGAGCTCGGATTCGACTTGAGGTTGGACAGACACGCGCGCACACCCAATCGTATTGGTGAGAAAATGCGCCTCGGAACCAGGTAGCAGCGGCCGGGCGTGAAAGTTAGCCGGAGCTTGGCTCTGTTTGCAGGCAGAAGCGATGTCGGAAGAAGAAAGCGGACGGAGGTCGGCTTGCCTCGAGGCGGGAGCGGGTGTCGATAACACAGTCTAGCACTGTACAAATGAGGTCATTCCCTTCCAAGCTCCCGCCATTGGCTCCAGCCACATGCACGGATGAAGAAGCATCAGCCACCCCCATATTCACGCATGTTCATGAAGTGATCCATGCTTTT
This sequence is a window from Colletotrichum higginsianum IMI 349063 chromosome 8, whole genome shotgun sequence. Protein-coding genes within it:
- a CDS encoding Tmem1 family protein; this encodes MKPATLHPTQAGTSPRCHTLTPPGHLAAGGTTSTHPPQFVKWRRDGPCNLTSKLEEPFKMERPFSTSKVTVEYFDPHDVYKLVAPGLVPRLPLRNLHWQSHAGPLRSIDTLHVELTSAGGDSAAPSSPTVPPSLRRSVSASTKDDGFQTQSIGGKSASSDTTDAPTVAARQPGKERRHQIPGLRRTPYLKVLLVRCDDSDTYKSQTRAEIREWIKKNTPPSQSTRKLNTQENHDAFEFLIVHVVIPNTFAANQPRVSGKGPDATEKSRTSRWGSGSSTLLEKLRSDFNSSSKGAVDRVAQIRIGINDVPYDVLPRVVPATPTGYTESRQDAENAWEDLIGKFKELILSSFDMRVSQYEEDIKEKDAQRVLPGWNFCTFFILKEGLARGFESVGLVEDALVGYDELSVGLDTVIQEQATSGDPQTHGGSLLSHTEDLVKRAEAAIAQLGADDGSMEDEQPVDLQATEIPPTDKFDDIPISSTKKPYREMIVGNNVSVYDFRCYIFARQISLLLRLGNAWSTREELLAKLREQQESVLHGVAPRAPPPKQTDEAENLSMLAEICRRTLEFVPAVSQVMRADILAALKNKLTEEDSPILNPVLAEAIDNLVASFAFSVAQQILAQTSTKALPIPPSTLTPTDGHEPKSSIPELKTMMHPARNSSLRVGTNATTRQPPSPGIFPGATSSNGEVSTAPSAHFFKAGLEELAARRAELYALSRNVLQGSGKKRGWDIGWTSAPVLGEMDGNEFEDVKLDGDNNEQSSPDNSEPICTGSAGIENGLLHAALDNRDDFYRLYETLTDKALRHYTVANHNHAVKTSMADLAVLKYHLGEYGPAASFFYMTTPFFGENSWSLLELSMLVMYSKCLKELQRKDEFVRVGLKLLTKAAAAENEKQQRKKTLSLGTTSEVQYPDKSAILGFLDEVLSVANTLSSEVRVPLGHLFTQVEVVGSPEYHTGKDCFSLTIKLRSLLMDDLSLEKAAIRLSRTTSGGTKEVWLHTAEANILKPGVNKLRLTSTTNVFGHYRIDRADLICNKVDLHWERDVNQTPSKTAHIFRLPDLELYRPAGGLSCRLTAARDIQLDKNNSVDLELSTGWNSIKSCELTVKPLTGGLRIISTEAEFLGPEFEYERPLEAGLFRFGTIDASSTMKMRFPYTIEQDVPNISARVEMSYTTEDGTYHYSNIFSVPVALALGVNVQDVFKHNALFSRFSVSTASLSPLRLFKTALLDSDVFAAHSAPSSDKPVLIFPRQPASLLYKITRKAAGATTPKTQRTLYLKLQYNVLLDDIISLVEQSLTQAIQTSPISSFSVLLVSRVIAEVQSSLSAYDLERAALLGEVPTSFISTLLSRPVFKGLGTIPGGSEDVYAALKQFLWDWQSANPKLAIGDIKSATRSILIPVDVPSIPVFHSVDIQLPPPDEQPTGSTVAVNQLLSANLRLRWTRVWDTAVSDGKGINRDYEFSYDVTGPGDTWLIGGRKRGNFKSLGVDKSDAKFGESELHVPVLIVPLREGRLPYPNVEIREVKKEENEETAGHHEIDYQNIGETVCVVADLQRVTLSLDASGPSGGPLVLESERREFEHRVLL
- a CDS encoding Acetylornithine deacetylase, translated to MYISQFLSLGALLPLAATLGIQQPLGADTPRLTPHASSVLPGSSSPSSTAPSWRGELLKLHRSLIEIPSISGNESAAGKFLVDYLTGRGYVSSLQFLPPRSNDSNETPRFNVLAWKTNQRQPKPRVVISSHYDVVPPHIPYGISDDQITPDTRISGRGSVDAKASVAAQIIALEDLFSADKVDPDDVMLLFVIGEEDTGDGMRFFSDSLQEADPPVQFGSVIFGEPTEGKLACGHKGGVFCDITAKGVAGHSGYPWLGKSANEIMIKALAKVITTDLGSTEKWGNTTVNVGQINGGVAQNVIPAAALARIAVRVAIGPEKDGGNIVKGRIQKILDETDSESLELTCTHGYGVVEANCDVDGFETTVANYGTDIPNLKGSHTRYLYGPGSILVAHGRDENITVGELEEAVGGYQKLILHALKDSA
- a CDS encoding Methylthioribose-1-phosphate isomerase; this encodes MSGLQAVKYTRGRLEVLDQLRLPHEFHYDEVSTSEEAFDCIKSMRVRGAPAIAIVAALAHAVELHNGSCKASSPQDTVSYIDSRLDYLKESRPTAVDLTNAINQLKTRIRGAPQDDAASIIAAYIDEAESILRKDLQTNLSIGDHGAQWLKDVAGASPDSKISILTHCNTGSLATSGHGTALGIIRTLWSGNLLQHAYCTETRPYNQGSRLTAFELVYEKIPSTLVTDSMAAALFNLQKEKMNIAAVIVGADRVVRNGDTANKIGTYQLAVLAKHHGVKFIVAAPTTSIDLETETGAGIKIEERRREELTQISGAVVQADGGVNVKQTARVATADQRINVWNPAFDVTPHDLIDAVVTEKGAVVKNAEGRFDFRHIMPERWARVVGQ